One stretch of Lucilia cuprina isolate Lc7/37 chromosome 6, ASM2204524v1, whole genome shotgun sequence DNA includes these proteins:
- the LOC111682251 gene encoding uncharacterized protein LOC111682251, with translation MEFFKFISIIAIVMAVSAKANYNYDTKYIKDINDVVLVQKSSTCVILVVDDKIKFVSTEGDAPKELAKCRNSIKGKNLEIVKATFEPLSTTDVVEKLAKIGKKRDTFLVYFNAVSKSSLKGSVTVATKRPVGLLGNLLSSLGVDVQEKGLVPIVLSLLGIGTSVTDVKTIEFQQ, from the exons atggaattttttaaatttatttccattATAGCCATTGTTATGGCAGTTAGTGCCAAAGCCAATTATAATTATGACACCaaatata ttAAGGATATCAATGATGTGGTGTTGGTGCAAAAGTCCAGTACTTGTGTAATTCTGGTGGTTgatgataaaatcaaatttgtttCAACAGAAGGTGATGCTCCCAAGGAACTGGCCAAATGTCGCAATTCTATTAAGGgtaaaaatttggaaattgtTAAGGCCACATTTGAACCCCTTTCCACCACTGATGTTGTAGAGAAATTAGCTAAAATTGGCAAAAAACGTGATACTTTCTTG GTCTATTTCAATGCCGTTAGTAAGAGTTCTCTTAAGGGTTCCGTTACTGTTGCAACAAAGAGACCTGTCGGTCTTTTGGGTAATTTATTGTCTTCTTTGGGCGTTGATGTTCAAGAAAAAGGTTTAGTTCCAATTGTTTTATCTCTACTGGGCATTGGCACCAGTGTTACCGATGTTAAAACTATCGAATTTCAacaataa
- the LOC111682250 gene encoding ATPase inhibitor A, mitochondrial encodes MLLTLRRITQRLYPKQIQLSKMSQIGELGSGAGKGGGGGGSIREAGGSFGKMEAAREEEFFYKQQKEQLKNLKTKTDGTKPNETAKK; translated from the exons ATGTTATTAACATTAAGACGTATAACACAACGTTTGTATCCAAAACAAATACA actCTCGAAAATGTCTCAAATTGGTGAATTGGGTAGTGGTGCCGGTAAAGGCGGCGGTGGTGGTGGCTCTATCCGTGAAGCTGGTGGCAGTTTCGGTAAAATGGAAGCTGCCCGTGAAGAGGAATTCTTTTATAAGcaacaaaaagaacaattaaAGAATCTCAAGACCAAAACAGACGGTACAAAACCAAATGAAACTGCCAAAAAGTAA
- the LOC111682249 gene encoding zinc finger protein 271-like — MSSLTRENIPHLCRACLRNLIKSEIQPLNRSQKQEQPHFYHIERTQNLNKWMAIINPLEDVTRLSTIVQHQKYPEYVCRSCYENFKHVNDFKEMVVHSFSVLTKLLTGGEEKKKLTPATLLPEVVTQSEVVIKSEPIDDDDDEDDDEEDDEEFMDKDWQPDEDDDNASNDNALELQRNIKLEDTKFVDPLMEPSSSSSNLLEKDEGQPKATKAYKCPICKSSYIHRYTYVAHIRQMHLGIEHAFECDICHKTYTKFCNLYRHMRKDHNQSLRQYKCEYSKCNRSFRQLTTRRKHYEKFHNHEPLPDHVDRISQECLQQEELQNLQHSPAKTTSTPSTAANVDADNLTKATALINKRSYICPICAGKFETSYDLKVHMNNDHKDDLKFRCNICGKHKISQLKLDEHITTVHENPMVTCHVCKKILKSKSHLRQHILSVHNGVKPFSCEYCPARFAAKNTLKVHTRLHTGEKPFKCSICDRRFTQLTPMKKHLITHEKGHRNAID, encoded by the exons ATGTCTTCATTGACAAGAGAAAATATTCCACATCTATGTCGAGCTTGTTTAAGAAATctaataaaaagtgaaattcaACCTTTAAATCGCTCCCAAAAACAGGAGCAACCTCATTTCTATCATATTGAACGCACACAAAATCTTAACAAATGGATGGCTATCATTAATCCTTTGGAGGATGTGACACGTCTTAGTACAATAGTGCAACATCAAAAATATCCCGAATATGTGTGTCGTTCAtgctatgaaaatttcaaacatgttaatgattttaaagaaatggTTGTACATTCCTTTAGTGTTTTAACGAAATTACTGACTGGTGGAGAAGAGAAAAAGAAACTAACACCTGCCACACTGTTGCCAGAAGTTGTGACACAAAGTGAAGTTGTAATAAAATCTGAACCaatagatgatgatgatgatgaagatgacgaTGAAGAGGATGATGAGGAATTTATGGATAAAGATTGGCAACCGGATGAGGATGATGACAATGCAAGCAATGATAATGCTTTAGAATtgcaaagaaatattaaattg GAAGATACAAAATTTGTCGATCCTTTAATGGaaccatcatcatcgtcatctaACCTCTTGGAGAAGGATGAAGGTCAGCCGAAAGCTACAAAAGCCTACAAGTGTCCTATATGCAAAAGTAGTTACATACACAGATACACCTATGTCGCACACATACGACAAATGCATTTGGGTATTGAACATGCCTTTGAATGTGACATCTGCCACAAAacttatacgaaattttgtaatCTATATCGTCATATGCGTAAAGATCATAATCAATCATTGCGACAATATAAGTGTGAATATAGTAAATGTAATCGCAGTTTTCGCCAATTGACTACACGACGTAaacattatgaaaaatttcataatcaTGAGCCTTTACCAGATCATGTGGATAGAATTTCGCAAGAATGTCTCCAGCAGGAAGAGTtgcaaaatttacaacattccCCGGCAAAGACAACTTCAACGCCGAGCACAGCAGCAAATGTGGATGCAGACAATCTAACGAAAGCTACCGCTCTAATCAATAAACGTTCCTATATATGTCCTATTTGTGCTGGCAAATTTGAAACATCCTACGATCTAAAGGTTCACATGAACAATGATCATAAAGATGATTTGAAATTTCGTTGTAATATTTGTGGTAAACATAAGATTTCTCAATTGAAATTGGATGAACATATTACAACGGTACATGAAAATCCCATGGTAACATGtcatgtttgtaaaaaaatcctaaaatcaAAAAGTCATCTAAGACAGCATATACTATCGGTGCATAATGGTGTTAAACCTTTCTCCTGCGAATACTGTCCAGCTAGATTTGCTGCTAAGAATACCCTAAAGGTTCATACACGCCTACACACCGGCGAGAAACCATTTAAATGTTCCATATGTGATCGTCGTTTTACCCAGTTGACACCAATGAAGAAACATTTGATAACCCATGAAAAAGGACATCGCAATGCAATCGACTAG
- the LOC111682240 gene encoding protein virilizer, which yields MAETEDVSELLFFDTFSHESDADINLDLVQFPKPVFITQVRIIPLGARVQADFPGGVRLGATNPSKFDIEFFVNDLGMPGASAFENLGQLQYNQNDCIHLECTQDKIPTDGLVLRGWYSTITLAVYGILTNSLTENIASPPPAPCEPEEMDDLPNISGEGVRNSSMADEELKEDWKEPLPGELSSHTHDHEEMDYDGLRVRGADGHYRRDSGDERERRLRKSSRSSERSPSSRNRCHSESNEYMRNRERERERDREKPLRDWSRSPVYARHSRRKRSERSRSDVDEQPKWPRTPPASIDSPVRPRSPDYTDEESNTHYKSLKSRSYRRSSESLAASGNTADVPESCIIEDDDNPGTPVEQYEPILSDDEIIGDDQDNDSNTNEEPSTNADEFEQELQTLALKAKPAIIEFNPYTQPVEKFTSNLPQQYQKDIDVFKTLLKKFELQTKCENVISFKDNATTTEEKESFVFLSEQLINHLSYLNQNYNRRQQVLACVLENQQHLQLLCKISIIALDFEAACCQPQPAFKIRHIKTGARLMELLAPSVEIFNYLLINENFDPFKVVLTLYHQNYMALSIKLMLLKTIYSLLDCKPALQHFLSPTINGYQLILDLLQNSKLTRTKYFLQSIIKKLHLNESLATMRETCTQLFVITNYEATSLEPYQTLEACLQQLLDALQENCLSYQQPKRFLPVSKKFEISIDAAAQKTCANAFRSYFIQHSLAESLLLIVSNAGQLPSSLLVTCLDVLRSLLQCSVGIDYLTDDCFEVTQMLVAILLGIDEVPAGVEEEEIVEEQTPKTDENTTNEEAPNEKSPQTTAKTTEKPEENKAKETETKEQTPSAAAPDEDIEMTAPEDEIVLKEGLDHNKELETLAIELAYKIQTRYHLDAIVFYSSISETYDSLKLATHLHALYSQTCNANGRQYTVEVLGLNKQIQVFMDLIKHEQRLQAQRQLTSPGAKYKSPVLSYAVDMVDCCVRYCENLDYLIEFGKRILELAKNHETFEPSVSAVLQEMFVYLKPLETINIFAYDDITPLVEVITRSLEYITTFPGDLIMGLRILRYLAIGPTSKIYKSADTEELKHRYVALQFYAADGMQTLVHILEKLCAYFEQPGLHTPALMTLQGVHCCQIILPTLQVMREMLSFAIQCRDVEFKDLTAIDHLMRTYYLMHFFPVTSPAAGEVAKAKYEIIQTLLAYTQPNEQDEELLHKSLWTQMIREILKNIDGPSTFIPGLLVLAELLPLPLPLPLPLMNPSSNAESLKSQAQHLIRERKIWSAHLHPQGAQIARLIEAMAPSSFPQLSDLLTRVCLQLADLAPNMTLLISKTLTDLLTNEWSSAGQQPTAHLARLLQFFARLNSYPSLKISTLSILSGKLWDFLNGLLTTKTNTEVGIKCQISVHRLLESFLDSEISFLASSHASAVNNNNNPLLNLATALPNKELIPKIVEAIFSNLMEVEVTSEVSAMGVRNLVILTEHDITFYHLSLILKQKSTEFQAWMTKITNLNEAGPYNSNIESLVLLLRSLTQIEDLTPQYSCLPARTLKLSAMELAQIIGFKTEEPKSNIIESISIILERNKEDINDTLLTDIQQLKDLMANVNTGSNTEEEVMVTEPHLPQTESIVTQYDARPIFTTYDPQTDDGQMVAQHWLNTLNIEALTTEDIETQSERVSCDLTELAQTCLTPECNLSSDCKRVLHLSASPQSNRERTPTAPCFRTRRVEVEPSTGRPEKKIYITSMRGRGFPRPPPSRGDLFRSRPPNTSRPPSLHVDDFLALETCGAQPTGPTGYNKIPPLMRGSRVGRNRGSRISAVAAYRKTKILRTNSPSTWNEGGSPHYRSNPDSHFSGGPGDGPHYSTNHFTGRIRGRGMRSRPYMR from the exons ATGGCAGAGACTGAAGATGTCAGTGAACTGCTATTCTTTGATACATTTTCTCATGAATCAGACGCG gaTATAAATTTGGATCTGGTGCAGTTTCCTAAACCGGTGTTTATCACACAAGTTCGCATTATACCATTGGGCGCTCGCGTACAAGCAGACTTTCCCGGTGGTGTACGTTTGGGTGCAACCAATCCCTCTAAGTTTGATATAGAGTTCTTTGTTAATGATTTGGGCATGCCGGGTGCTTCAGCATTTGAGAATTTGGGCCAGTTGCAATACAATCAAAATGATTGCATACACTTGGAGTGTACACAGGATAAAATACCCACTGACGGTTTGGTTTTGAGAGGCTGGTATAGTACCATTACCCTGGCTGTATATGGTATATTGACTAATTCGTTAACGGAAAATATAGCCAGTCCACCACCGGCTCCCTGTGAACCCGAAGAAATGGATGATTTGCCCAATATTAGCGGTGAGGGTGTAAGAAATTCTAGTATGGCCGATGAAGAACTTAAAGAAGATTGGAAGGAGCCGTTGCCGGGTGAGTTAAGTTCACACACCCATGATCATGAAGAAATGGACTATGACGGTTTACGTGTTCGTGGAGCGGATGGTCATTATAGACGTGATTCGGGTGATGAACGTGAAAGAAGATTAAGAAAATCTTCAAGATCTTCTGAAAGATCACCCTCTTCGCGTAATCGTTGCCATTCGGAAAGCAATGAATATATGAGAAATAGGGAAAGAGAACGTGAACGTGATAGAGAAAAACCCTTAAGAGACTGGTCCAGAAGTCCAGTATATGCTCGTCATTCACGAAGAAAACGTTCAGAACGCTCTCGCTCAGATGTTGACGAACAGCCTAAATGGCCTAGGACACCACCAGCCTCTATAGATTCACCGGTTAGACCTCGTTCTCCCGACTACACTGACGAAGAGTCTAATACTCATTATAAATCTCTAAAAAGTAGAAGCTATCGCAGATCTTCCGAATCTTTAGCTGCTTCGGGCAATACCGCCGATGTTCCAGAGTCCTGTATCATTGAAGATGATGACAATCCTGGTACACCAGTCGAGCAATATGAACCCATCCTTAGTGATGATGAAATAATCGGTGATGATCAAGACAATGATTCTAATACCAATGAAGAACCTTCAACAAATGCCGATGAATTTGAACAGGAACTACAAACGTTGGCCCTTAAAGCTAAACCTGCAATTATAGAATTTAATCCTTATACACAGCCGGTAGAGAAATTCACCTCTAACTTACCACAACAATATCAAAAAGATATTGATGTCTTTAAGACTCTACTTAAGAAATTcgaattacaaacgaaatgtgAAAATGTTATTTCCTTCAAGGATAACGCCACTACCACAGAAGAAAAGGAAAGTTTTGTTTTCCTTAGTGAGCAATTGATTAATCATTTATCCTATCTTAATCAAAACTATAATAGAAGACAACAGGTTTTGGCCTGTGTTTTGGAAAATCAACAGCATTTGCaacttttatgcaaaatttccaTTATAGCTTTAGACTTCGAGGCTGCTTGCTGTCAACCTCAGCCAGCTTTTAAGATCAGACACATTAAGACGGGCGCTCGTTTAATGGAACTTTTGGCACCCAGtgtagaaattttcaattatctTTTAATTAACGAAAATTTCGATCCTTTTAAGGTGGTTTTAACTCTATACCATCAAAACTACATGGCCTTATCGATTAAATTAATGCTACTCAAAACTATATACTCATTATTGGATTGCAAACCCGCCCTACAACACTTTCTGTCACCCACCATCAATGGTTATCAACTTATTTTGGATTTGTtgcaaaattctaaattaactCGCACCAAGTATTTTCTACAATCCATTATTAAAAAGTTACATCTTAATGAATCCTTAGCAACTATGCGTGAAACTTGCACACAACTTTTTGTTATCACCAACTATGAGGCAACCTCTTTGGAACCTTATCAAACTTTAGAGGCATGTTTGCAACAACTTTTGGATGCTTTACAGGAGAATTGTCTCTCATATCAACAACCTAAAAGATTTCTGccagtttctaaaaaatttgaaatatccATTGATGCAGCTGCTCAAAAAACTTGTGCCAATGCTTTTAGATCATATTTTATACAACATTCGTTGGCTGAATCTTTACTGTTGATTGTTAGCAATGCCGGCCAGTTGCCTTCATCGTTGTTGGTGACTTGTTTGGATGTGTTACGTTCCCTGTTGCAGTGTAGTGTGGGTATTGATTATTTAACAGATGATTGTTTTGAAGTGACACAGATGTTGGTGGCAATTTTACTGGGTATTGATGAGGTGCCAGCAGGTGTCGAGGAAGAAGAAATTGTGGAAG AACAAACTCCGAAAACGGATGAAAACACCACCAACGAAGAAGCACCTAATGAAAAATCACCACAAACAACTGCAAAGACAACCGAGAAACCAGaagaaaataaagcaaaagaaaCTGAAACAAAAGAACAAACCCCTTCGGCTGCAGCTCCAGATGAAGACATAGAAATGACAGCACCAGAAGATGAAATTGTACTAAAAGAAGGCCTCGATCATAATAAAGAATTGGAAACATTGGCCATAGAATTGGCATATAAAATACAGACACGTTATCATCTAGATGCTATTGTTTTCTATTCCTCTATAAGTGAAACATATGATTCTCTTAAATTGGCCACACATTTACATGCTCTTTACTCACAAACTTGTAATGCCAATGGACGACAATATACGGTTGAAGTGTTGGGtcttaataaacaaatacaagtcTTTATGGATTTGATTAAACACGAACAACGTTTACAGGCTCAACGTCAGTTAACTTCGCCTGGTGCTAAGTATAAAAGTCCTGTCTTAAGTTATGCTGTTGATATGGTCGATTGTTGTGTGCGTTATTGTGAAAATCTAgattatttaatagaatttggTAAACGTATTCTGGAATTGGCTAAAAATCATGAAACATTTGAACCTTCTGTATCGGCTGTACTGCAAGAAATGTTTGTCTATCTTAAACCTTTAGAAACTATCAACATTTTTGCTTACGATGATATAACACCACTAGTAGAAGTTATTACACGTTCTTTGGAATACATTACCACATTCCCTGGTGATCTTATAATGGGTCTAAGAATTTTACGTTATTTGGCTATAGGACCAACTTCCAAAATTTACAAATCAGCCGATACAGAAGAACTAAAACATCGTTATGTGGCGCTGCAATTCTATGCTGCCGATGGCATGCAAACTTTAGTACATATATTAGAAAAACTCTGTGCTTATTTTGAACAACCTGGTTTACATACTCCGGCTTTAATGACCCTACAGGGTGTCCACTGCTGTCAAATTATTTTACCCACTTTACAAGTTATGCGTGAAATGCTTTCATTTGCTATCCAATGTAGAGATGTAGAATTTAAAGATTTGACGGCAATTGATCATTTAATGCGCACCTACTATTTGATGCATTTCTTCCCGGTCACTAGTCCAGCAGCTGGCGAAGTGGCAAAGgctaaatatgaaattatacaAACTTTGCTGGCCTATACACAGCCGAATGAACAGGACGAGGAATTGTTGCACAAATCACTGTGGACTCAGATGATaagagaaatattgaaaaatatcgaTGGTCCTTCGACGTTTATACCAG gTCTTCTAGTCTTGGCTGAACTTTTACCACTTCCCCTGCCCCTACCTCTGCCCCTCATGAATCCTTCAAGCAATGCAGAATCATTGAAATCCCAAGCTCAACACTTAATAAGAGAACGTAAAATCTGGTCTGCTCATCTACATCCACAAGGGGCGCAAATTGCACGTCTCATTGAAGCCATGGCTCCCTCATCATTCCCCCAATTAAGTGATTTGTTAACTCGTGTCTGTTTACAACTGGCAGATTTGGCTCCCAACATGACCCTACTCATATCAAAAACGTTAACTGATTTATTAACTAACGAATGGTCTTCTGCGGGACAACAGCCAACAGCACATTTGGCTcgtttattgcaattttttgccCGCCTCAATTCGTATCCTTCTCTAAAGATATCAACACTTTCCATTTTATCTGGGAAATTATGGGATTTCCTTAATGGTTTGTTGACCACAAAAACCAACACAGAAGTGGGCATAAAGTGTCAGATATCAGTACATCGTCTATTGGAAAGTTTCTTGGATTCGGAGATTTCTTTTCTAGCTTCCTCGCATGCAAGTGctgttaataacaataataatcctTTGCTTAACTTGGCCACTGCTTTGCCCAATAAGGAATTGATACCCAAAATTGTGGAGGCTATTTTTAGCAATCTTATGGAGGTAGAAGTTACTTCAGAGGTATCGGCTATGGGAGTTAGAAATTTAGTTATATTAACCGAACATGA TATTACTTTCTATCATTTGTCACTGATATTGAAACAAAAATCCACGGAATTCCAAGCATGGATGACAAAGATAACCAATCTTAATGAGGCTGGTCCCTATAATTCCAATATTGAATCGTTGGTTTTATTATTACGTTCTCTTACACAAATTGAAGATTTAACTCCCCAGTATAGCTGTTTACCAGCGAGAACATTGAAACTTTCCGCTATGGAATTGGCACAAATAATTGGTTTCAAAACGGAAGAGCCAAAATCTAATATAATCGAATcgatttctataatattagaaCGTAATAAGGAGGATATTAATGATACGTTATTAACCGATATACAGCAATTAAAGGACTTAATGGCGAATGTTAATACTGGTTCTAATACAGAGGAGGAGGTTATGGTGACAGAGCCACATTTACCACAAACTGAAAGTATTGTTACACAATATGATGCACGGCCCATATTCACTACTTATGATCCACAAACCGATGATGGACAAATGGTGGCCCAACACTGGTTgaatactttaaatattgaGGCACTTACCACCGAAGACATTGAAACGCAATCCGAAAGAGTTTCCTGTGATTTGACTGAATTGGCTCAGACCTGTTTGACGCCCGAGTGCAACCTCTCTTCGGATTGTAAAAGAGTATTGCACTTGTCCGCCTCACCACAATCCAATCGTGAACGTACCCCTACTGCCCCCTGTTTCCGCACTAGACGTGTTGAAGTGGAACCTTCAACTGGTAGACCTGAAAAGAAAATCTATATTACATCTATGAGAGGTAGAGGTTTTCCACGACCACCTCCCTCTAGAGGAGATCTCTTTCGTTCTCGTCCACCCAATACCTCCAGGCCACCTTCGCTTCATGTCGATGACTTTTTGGCCTTGGAGACTTGTGGTGCTCAACCTACAGGACCTACAGGTTACAATAAAATACCACCTTTAATGCGTGGCTCACGAGTGGGTCGCAATCGTGGCTCACGCATTTCTGCTGTGGCCGCCTATCGTAAAACGAAAATATTACGCACAAATTCACCCTCCACCTGGAATGAGGGTGGTTCGCCACACTATCGCTCTAATCCCGATTCACACTTTTCTGGTGGACCCGGTGATGGTCCTCACTATTCAACTAATCATTTTACCGGACGTATACGTGGTCGTGGCATGCGTTCTCGCCCCTATATGCGTTAG
- the LOC111682245 gene encoding uncharacterized protein LOC111682245, giving the protein MFLGKMVKDFIDSIKNSNQPQTMEKSQEKPPRTNSTNHKTSRKISRTKQSHMKSSLNVEDIADSQLPQTCAGNRKPKDNNKPLIPTKVKSGSWKRSEKSIAPFNTLTNKKHKNLRKKSPNWLKFPNSKGKILETTALASDKEPTSACRPGTLYSDVLFGAGCSNLVKIKNVTPRSGKQSENAQKKLTKALFKFNGSHNEMETSDDSEIEVKRNLFPALQKITKVATPLLINTPDTTNNITKQEFATTLKDSNNLDSEDTRDVVILSDLKDLCLTNNDISNDNYFEDTAQHLNGKMELEAGPSTTTCPLDRQFLVSSITDIPKWNFMTAETSAEAFPKFMCQFDDENYLKAEKMAWLGLKLALGNNSSFDKTKF; this is encoded by the exons ATGTTCCTCGGCAAAATGGTTAAAGATTTTATTGACTCTAT taaaaattcaaatcaaCCACAAACTATGGAAAAGTCCCAAGAGAAACCACCGCGAACGAATAGTACAAATcataaaacaagtagaaaaataTCGAGAACAAAGCAATCGCATATGAAAAGCTCCCTTAATGTAGAAGATATAGCTGATAGCCAACTACCACAAACATGTGCAGGAAATAGGAAACCTAAAGACAACAACAAGCCCTTAATTCCAACGAAAGTTAAATCGGGTAGTTGGAAACGTTCGGAAAAGTCTATTGCCCCTTTTAATACGTTGaccaataaaaaacataaaaatttacgCAAAAAATCTCCAAACTGGTTGAAATTTCCAAATAGTAAAGGGAAAATACTTGAAACAACTGCATTAGCTAGTGACAAAGAACCCACTTCTGCCTGTAGACCAGGTACATTGTATTCTGATGTACTATTTGGTGCTGGTTGTTCAAATTTGGTAAAGATTAAAAATGTAACACCACGTAGTGGTAAACAGTCAGAAAATGCtcaaaaaaagttaacaaaagctttatttaaatttaacggaAGTCACAATGAAATGGAAACTTCAGATGATAGTGAAATTGAGGTAAAACGAAATTTATTTCCGGCTTTACAAAAGATTACTAAAGTGGCCACGCCTTTACTGATAAATACTCCAGATACTACGaacaatataacaaaacaaGAGTTCGCTACTACTTTAAAAGATTCTAACAATTTGGACTCTGAAGATACCAGGGATGTTGTTATACTTTCCGATTTGAAAGATTTATGTTTAACTAATAATGATATTTCCAATGACAATTATTTCGAAGATACCGCCCAGCATTTAAATGGTAAAATGGAACTTGAAGCTGGTCCTTCCACTACTACTTGTCCTCTTGACCGCCAGTTTTTGGTATCATCTATTACAGATATACCCAAGTGGAATTTTATGACTGCTGAAACAAGCGCAGAAGCTTTTCCCAAGTTTATGTGTCAATTTGatgatgaaaattatttaaaagccgAAAAAATGGCCTGGCTGGGTCTGAAATTAGCTTTAGGAAATAATTCGTCTTttgataaaactaaattttaa
- the LOC111682242 gene encoding 5-formyltetrahydrofolate cyclo-ligase codes for MAQNLTNPLKNALRSRMKNEVLKTINAESRARQSKAVTEKVLQTEAFRSAQRISIYLSTSTELDTSDLLSECFRLEKHVFVPTYEGSQMEMVRLKDLQDYETLPLTKWHIKQPNIKDGRENALTNGHGIDLFLIPGVAFTLSGGRMGHGMGYYDKYLKRHQTTYPNKKTTLMALAFREQIVDEESLPLDTHDVRLHTIITE; via the exons atggCTCAAAACTTAACAAATCCTTTAAAGAATGCGTTAAGGAGTCGCATGAAGAATGAAGTGCTCAAAACCATAAATGCCGAATCGCGAGCAAGACAATCTAAAGCCGTAACCGAAAAG GTTTTACAAACCGAAGCATTTCGTTCTGCTCAGCGtataagtatatatttgagCACTTCCACGGAGTTGGACACTAGTGACTTGTTAAGTGAATGTTTTCGTTTGGAGAAACATGTCTTTGTTCCCACTTATGAGGGTAGTCAAATGGAAATGGTGCGTTTAAAAGATTTACAGGATTATGAGACTCTACCTTTGACCAAGTGGCATATTAAACAGCCCAATATTAAGGATGGTCGAGAAAATGCTTTAACAAATG GACATGGAATTGATTTATTCTTAATACCCGGTGTTGCATTTACCTTAAGCGGTGGTCGCATGGGCCATGGTATGGGttattatgataaatatttaaaaagacatCAGACCACTTATCCGAATAAGAAAACCACATTGATGGCTTTAGCATTTCGTGAACAGATTGTTGATGAAGAAAGTTTACCTTTAGATACACATGATGTTAGATTGCATACAATAAtaactgaataa
- the LOC111682253 gene encoding uncharacterized protein LOC111682253, which translates to MLRFLTKNLTHKWPKTFWSNLQYRNFNEKTSIVMGGGLEKPQGGLKEEKYFCNQNLDLIEKLRQQGTKLKCEDVLNDWKEFEKVLGTTNESKALRESCSLSKHKNCLEEAFFLNEQNECCTKLLKETKIIKQTNLKSATTKLQKLNENADIMDSNM; encoded by the exons ATGTTacgctttttaacaaaaaatcttacACACAAATGGCCTAAAACATTTTGGAg CAACTTACAATATCGAAATTTTAACGAGAAAACTTCTATAGTAATGGGCGGTGGTTTGGAGAAACCACAAGGTGGCTTAAAagaagagaaatatttttgtaatcaaaatttagatttaattGAGAAACTACGGCAACAGGGTACAAAATTAAAGTGTGAAGATGTTTTAAACGATTGGaaagaatttgaaaaagttttaggTACAACAAATGAAAGCAAAGCTTTAAGAGAATCATGTTCGCtaagtaaacataaaaattgtttagagGAGGCCTTTTTCCTAAATGAG caAAATGAATGTTGTACAAAACTTCTTAAAGAAACCAAAATTATAAAGCAAACAAATCTGAAATCGGctacaacaaaattacaaaaattaaatgaaaatgcaGATATAATGGATTCAAATATGTGA